One part of the Nostoc sp. PCC 7120 = FACHB-418 genome encodes these proteins:
- a CDS encoding DUF2887 domain-containing protein, translating to MKTDSIFYELIETIIFYKFPQKSRQEIAEMFGLSELKQTRVYQEIKEEALLEAVPRLLALGLTLKQVAEALDLSFEQVQQAQTQPTQESREE from the coding sequence ATGAAAACCGACTCTATTTTTTATGAATTAATAGAGACAATAATTTTCTATAAGTTTCCCCAAAAAAGCCGACAGGAAATAGCAGAAATGTTTGGATTAAGCGAATTGAAACAAACAAGAGTCTATCAAGAAATTAAAGAAGAAGCTTTGTTAGAAGCAGTACCCCGACTGTTGGCTTTGGGATTAACGTTGAAACAAGTTGCTGAAGCTTTAGATTTATCGTTTGAGCAGGTGCAGCAAGCACAAACTCAGCCAACTCAAGAGAGTAGGGAAGAATAA
- a CDS encoding N-acetylmuramoyl-L-alanine amidase codes for MKKVLIPVILSFVVTSSVALASSPLKVVYPPTNHQTSAEKIFFIGTAPPNGQVLVNGKPINRSRSGHFAPSFPLQLGENIFTIRHQNQELQIKVTRLSNQPELPQGLAFAKGSLTPTADIARLPGELICFSAIAPPNASVSVKLANDTVVLLPQPQQAILPSNLAALTGQNQPTTQSIPGKYEGCTTVPVATDLGQPQYQLTLNGKTITQPGAGKIKILSPTQLPVAEVVADAGVARTGPSTDFSRLTPLPKGTRATVTGKEGVWFRLDYGAWINSQETRILPGSVPPQTVIRSVGYRRLPGTTEMLFPLQTPVPVSVQQGEKTFTLTLHNTTAQTDIIRLDDDPLISRLDWQQIASGEVKYTFNLKKAQQWGYKLRYDGTTLVLALRHAPVIRQNRQKPLSGIKILLDPGHGGKESGATGPTGYLEKDVNLAVSKLLRDELLKLGANVVMTRNDDRDVSLPERQAIINREEPAIALSVHYNALPDAGDAENTKGIGMFWYHPQAHNLAVFMHNYLVNKLRRPSYGVFWNNLALTRPAAAPSLLLELGFMSNPHEFEWVTNPQEQKKLAKVLAEGITEWFRSGK; via the coding sequence GTGAAAAAAGTTCTCATCCCAGTAATATTAAGCTTCGTTGTCACCTCCTCCGTTGCTTTGGCTTCCTCACCTCTCAAAGTTGTTTATCCGCCGACAAACCACCAGACTAGTGCAGAAAAAATCTTTTTTATTGGTACAGCACCACCAAACGGCCAAGTTCTCGTTAATGGTAAGCCAATTAATCGCAGCCGGTCTGGCCATTTTGCCCCAAGTTTTCCCTTACAGTTAGGAGAGAATATCTTTACAATACGCCACCAAAATCAAGAGCTTCAGATTAAGGTGACAAGGCTGAGTAATCAACCAGAGCTACCACAAGGTTTAGCTTTTGCTAAAGGTTCTCTCACACCAACTGCCGACATTGCCAGACTACCTGGAGAACTCATTTGTTTTAGCGCTATTGCACCTCCTAACGCCAGTGTCTCTGTGAAACTGGCTAATGATACTGTGGTACTTTTGCCTCAACCACAACAAGCAATACTACCAAGTAATTTGGCTGCGCTCACTGGACAAAATCAACCCACTACCCAGTCTATCCCAGGTAAGTATGAGGGTTGCACAACAGTACCAGTTGCAACAGATTTGGGACAACCTCAATACCAACTGACACTTAATGGTAAGACGATAACTCAACCAGGTGCTGGCAAAATTAAAATTCTCTCACCCACGCAGTTACCTGTAGCTGAGGTGGTAGCAGACGCAGGAGTTGCCCGGACTGGCCCTAGTACCGATTTTTCTCGACTTACGCCACTGCCTAAGGGAACACGAGCCACTGTCACAGGTAAAGAAGGTGTATGGTTTCGCCTAGACTATGGTGCTTGGATTAATAGTCAGGAAACCCGCATTCTTCCAGGAAGTGTTCCGCCACAAACAGTTATACGTAGTGTTGGATATCGAAGACTTCCAGGTACAACAGAAATGCTTTTCCCTCTCCAAACCCCTGTACCTGTGAGTGTGCAGCAAGGAGAAAAAACTTTCACCCTGACACTCCACAACACCACTGCCCAAACAGATATTATTCGCCTTGATGATGACCCTTTAATTTCTCGTCTAGATTGGCAGCAGATAGCTTCAGGAGAGGTAAAATATACCTTTAACCTGAAAAAAGCTCAACAGTGGGGATATAAGCTGAGATACGACGGTACAACCCTGGTGTTAGCTTTACGCCATGCGCCTGTTATCAGGCAGAATAGGCAAAAGCCCTTATCTGGTATCAAGATTCTACTCGATCCTGGTCATGGTGGTAAAGAATCTGGCGCAACTGGGCCGACTGGATATTTAGAAAAGGACGTAAATCTGGCAGTATCGAAGTTATTGCGTGATGAATTGCTCAAATTAGGGGCAAATGTGGTGATGACTAGGAATGATGATCGGGATGTCTCCCTACCAGAGCGTCAAGCAATTATCAATCGAGAAGAACCAGCGATCGCTCTTTCCGTCCATTACAACGCTCTCCCCGATGCTGGCGATGCGGAAAACACTAAGGGGATTGGTATGTTTTGGTACCATCCCCAAGCCCATAACCTCGCCGTGTTCATGCACAATTATCTCGTGAATAAACTCCGTAGACCTTCCTACGGTGTGTTTTGGAATAACTTAGCCCTCACACGCCCAGCCGCCGCACCCTCGTTATTATTAGAGTTAGGTTTTATGAGCAATCCCCATGAATTTGAATGGGTGACAAATCCCCAAGAGCAGAAAAAGTTAGCTAAAGTTTTGGCTGAAGGGATAACTGAGTGGTTTCGTAGTGGGAAATAG